The Rhodococcus sp. ABRD24 genome contains the following window.
GGCATCTCCCGCCCGCGGGGTTCCAGTATGTGAGCTCCGAAGTGTCGATGGGGGCGACCGTCACCGATGTGGATGGCCATATCAAGGCGGTCTGCAGTGGGGGCGGATGCAGTTCGGTTCCGGTGATCGGCGGAGGCGGCTTCCATATCAAGGGCAGCACCGTGCTGCAATACACCGTTACGTACAAGGTGCCGGACCACCCCACGCCCGGGGACTTCGACAGCGGCTTCCTCTTCGACGTGTACTCGTTCGGCTCTCAGCAGGGCGTCGGCGCCACCGGGGCCAAGGTCCGAGTCCTGCACGATCATGCTGAGACGACGACCACCGTGACGGCACCCACCACCGTGGGCAAGGGCAGCGAAGCGAACCTCACGGCGACGGTCTCCCCGGCCGGTGCCACCGGCACGGTGCAGTTCTTCGAAGGCGCGAACCCCATCGGTGACCCGGTCGCGGTAAGCGGAGGCACGGCCACGCTGCCCCACTCCTTCAGCGAGATGGGTACCTACTCCATCTCCGCCAAGTACACCCCTAGTGGTCAGTTCCATGCCTCCGAGTCGACAGCGGTGCCGATCGAGGTCGGCCCGGTGGTGACCACGACCAATGTGACGGTGCCGGCTACGGCCGAGGCGGGGACGACGGTGCCGTTGGCGGCTACCATTTCCCCGGCAGGCGCCGATGGCACCGTGCAGTTCGCGGTGAACGGCACCAACGTCGGCAACCCCGTCCAGGTCAGCGACGGCATGGCCACCCTCAATCACCGCTTCGACGATCCGGGTGACTTCGCGGTGACGGCCAACTTCACTGGTGGCTTCGGTTACGCCAACTCGGCCGCCGCGGCCCAGCAGGTCAGCGTCGCCTACGGTGCTTGGCAGACCACCACCGTGGTCGTCGAGCCGGTGACCGCCGAGTCCGGCAGCCCGACCAACCTGATGGCGTCCGTCCGCCCGATCCCCACCGGCGGCGAGGTCATCTTCCGGGTCGACGGCACCGAGGTCGGACGTGCCGATGTCGGCACCGCCGACGGCGTCGCTGTTCTCGAGCACATCTTCGCCACCGCCGGCTCCTACCAGGTGGTCGCCGAGTTCACCGGAACCGACGGGTTCAACGCTTCCGCCTCCACGGCGTTCACCGCAATAGTGGAGGACGCGCCGCCGGTGCTGACCGCGGTCGACGCGGACTTGAAGGTCGAGGGCTTGTCGGTCGTGGGGCAGACGCTGACGCTGACCGTGACCGTCGGTCCCGCGGACGCCGTCGGCACCGTGCAGTTCTACAAGGGTGCCGAGGCGATCGGCGTGCCGGTCGCGGTGGTGAACGGCAAAGCATCCATCACCACCACGCTGGACTTCGAGGGCACACAGTTGCTCAGCGCGAAGTTCCTTGGCGGCGAAGGCTTCCGGGACACCGTGTCCAATCCCGTGGTGCTGAACGTGTCCGCCGCGCCGGAGACTCCCAATTCGGGTGCCGGCAGCCTCGGATCGCTGTTGGAAGGCCCGCTCGGCGGGTTGCTCGCTGGATCGATTGGGGGCTGACGAGATGAGTGCAGGAGGATCGATGAGTTCCAGGCTGTACCGCTTTATCGGACCGGTCGCGGTGGGCGCGACGGTCATAGCCGGCGCGGCCGTGCTGGGCGTGGCAACGGCTTCGGCGGAGACTTCCACGATCGCATTCAAGAATGCGTGCCGTGCGGTGCCTTCGTCGAGCCTGGCCGGCGGGCCGCAGGACCAGGTGCAGGAAGCATCGGTGACGGTCGACGCGCCAGCGACCGTGGCGCCCGGTGAGGAGTTCGACGTGATCATCACGCCGCCGCCGATCTCGGTTCCCAACGATCCCGGTTCCGGCGCCAGCCTGACCAATGTCTCCCGGCTGAAGATCGACGTGGAGATGCCACAGAACGCACAACTCCTCAGCGGAACTGTGGTGCCGGGCACCGGGTTCGGGCTCTCCGGTGTCGCACCCAACGTGCTCGTGGTCAACGATCAGGGCAACGTGGATCCGAACGGGCAGATCATCCGCCTGTCCGGGAACAACCAGACGATCGGCAACGGCCCGAGCTCCTCGAAGAGCTCGGAAGGCGGGATCAAGGCGAGCGCAACCGGCGGCACCGACACGACCTTCCAGTTGCCACAGGTCAAGGCGCGGCTGAAGGCGGGCACCACCGGCGAGATTCAGCTGAAGCTGCGCACGGCCGGTTCCGCGGGCGCCTTCGCCAACGACGCCAACTTCCTGACGTTCCTGCCGCGGGTGAACGCGCCCGTCGTCGGGACCGTGTGGGCGCCGACCCAGTGCACTCCGCGTGACAGCACAGGTGGCCCGCTCAACGCGGGTGCCGGTCCTCTGACGACGGTGCAGGTTCTGCGCGGGGTCTCCGAGACCGTCACGCATCTGGACGGTCCCAGCGCGGTGACCAACGGCGGCGAGTTCACCCTCAGCGCCACAGTCGTTCCCACGCCGGACACCGGGCAGGTTCAGTTCACGTTGGGCGGTGAGGACGTCGGAGCGCCAGTAGATCTGGTGAACGGCAAGGCTTCGCTGACTCAGACGCTCGACGTAGACGGTGACTACACCTACGAGGCGAAGTTCCTGGGTTCGGAGTTCTCCCATCCGTCGTCGGGTTCGAAGACGGTCACGGTGACCTCGCAGGACATCCAGACCACCACCTCGGTCACCGGACCCGATCACGACGCCTACCGGGACGAGCCGGTGAACCTGACCGCCAAGGTCGAACCGGGAGTCTCCGGCGGCACGGTGACCTTCGAGGTCGACGGCACTGCGGTCGGTACAGCCGATGTGATGGATGACGGCGTCGCCGTGCTCCCGCATACCTTCACGACCAACGGAACCCATCGGGTGATAGCCCGCTACTCGGGCGCCGAGGGGATCTCCTCGTCGGTCTCGCTGCAGTACCCGGTCAGCGTCACCGAGGCGCCGGCCGCTGATGTGGCCACCACGATCACTGTCGATCCGATCGCGGCGACCGGCAAGGGATCTCCGGTGACCCTCACCGCACGTCTGGCTCCGGCCGAAGCGCGTGGCACGGTGCAGTTCAAGATCGGTGACACGCTGCTCGGCGGTCCGGTTCGGGTGGATCAGAGTGGCGTCGCGACCCTCACAACGTTCTTCCAGAACCCGGGCGAGTTCGTTGTCACTGCCGAGTTCACGGCGGACGGTGGCTTCGTCGACTCCGCTGCGGACCCGGTCAACCTCACGGTGACCGGCACTCCGGACACTTTGCCGGTGCCCAGCGGCAGCCTCGGTGACCTGTCGGGGCTGTTCGGGAGCCTGGGCGGCTGATCTGACCAAGGCGGTGGGTCCCCTGGAAAATCGAGGGGACCCACCGTCTTTTCGGTCGCACGCCCGGGGCAGGTCTCAGCGTGCCGGACCGCACTCTTCGTCGGCCGGGTAAAGGAATCCAATTTCGACCGGCCCTCCGGTAACGTTTGTTTACTGATCGTGCATCGCCCCGACACAAAGTTCTGGCAAGATCGCCGTGTCGCGTCACCCGCAGGCGTTGTCACGGGAGGGGACGTCACGGCACGTGGTCATGGGGAAGTGACCACTGGGATCGAGTGAGTGGGGTGCGGTGTTCATGCGTGTGAAGAAGTTGTTCGTTGCGCTCGGGGCATGCGTTGTGGCAGTGGTCGGTTCGGTGGTGTCCGTAGGGTCGGCGCAGGCTGCGCCCGTGTGCCCGAATCTCCATGTGGTCGCCATCCCGGGGACGTGGGAAACGTCGCCGGATTCCAAGCCCCGGCCGGGCATGCTTTCCGCCGTCACGGATGCGCTGCCGTCATCGGTGGGGGTCGACTATGTGACGTATGCGGCGACGGCGTTCCCGTGGGAGTCGGAGGTCTACGCCGCGTCCAAGCGTCAGGCCGTCGACAACGCTCGGGCAATCATCGGCGATATCGCGAAGCGATGCGGCAACACAAATTTCGGAATCATCGGGTACAGCCAGGGAGCAGATGCGGCCGGTGACCTGGCCGCCGAGATCGGCACCGGACTCGGTATCGTCCCGCCGTCGCGGATCGCGGCCGTGGGACTGCTGTCGGATCCGCGGCGCTCAGAGACGGATGCCCTTGTGGGTCCGCGAGTGGTGGGCAACGGGGCGGGCGGACCGCGGATCGGTGGCTTCGGGTGGGTGAGTGAGCAGACCCGTACGTTCTGCGTGGTCGGCGATCTGTACTGCTCGACGCCGAAGGACGACTTCGTCACCCGGATGGCGGGATTCCTCGCCCAGGTGTCGGATCCGGTAGCGCCGATGATGGGCCGCTACACGCAGGAGGCCCTCGCGATCTTCGATGACCTGATGGCGGCGGGCGGGATCGCGACGCTGCAGGCGCAGCTCACCGATCAGGCCAACGAGCAGCGATTCGAGCAGTTGGAGCGGTTCTACGATTCGCAGGTACACCACGATTATCGCGGTTACGTCGTGGACGGGTCCGGTGCGACGGCCACGTCCTGGCTCGCAAACTGGTTGCGCTCCAAGGCCTGACGGTTCGAGCCGGACACTCGGCCGCATGTCGTCGTGAACCGATCAGAGGTTGCCGTTGCAGCGTGTTCTGCAGCTCAACAGTAGGTGCGCTCCGCGGTGGAGACGTAGGCTTCGGCGATCTGACTGGCCGTCATCGGCAGGAACTGCGCATACGTCCGGCCGACCGAGTCGAACTCGGCGAGGACACTCGCTCGCGAATCACCCTGTGCCAGTGCTTGACACGTGCCTTGTGCGTACAGGACCTCGGCGGCTTCCATGCCCGTCGGCGGAATTCCTGCGGCACGCAATGCGGCCAGGTACCGCTGCCCTCGAGCGCCGGACTCGGCGACGATCTGATCCGGTGAGCGCGCGTCGATCTCGCCGATCGTGGGGGGTGTCGGCGTGAGGGCCGGTGGGGGCGGTGGCAGTGTGGTCGCGGCCGAAGGAGCGGCGGCCGCGCTGGTGGTGGGGATCGGCGATTCGGTGGACGTCGAGGGAGCGGCGTGCGTGGTGACCTGCATCGACGCGGCTGGAGATGCGTCATGGTTGTCCTGCTCCGAACCCGAGTCCTGCCTCCCGCACGCGGCGAGGAAGAAGACCCCTGCCACCGCGGCGGCGGCGACTACGCGTGTGTTGATCATGGTTGAACAGTGTTGCATGCGTTGCTACTCGTGGGTAGCCCGAATTTCCTTCACGAACCTCCGTTTGAAATCGCCCCTTTCCACGCAAATACGAATTGTGATAGAAAACTGATCTGTTGTAACCCGTGATCACAGTCACATTGATGGTGTCGGCCTGCTCCATCGAGTCGTGGTCGACCAGATTCCGCGTGCCGCGGTGAGCCCGCTTCGCGCACAGCACGTCACCAGATTTCTCAGTCGCTTTGTTGGCCGGTCGCCCCGTGTGGTCGATCGACACCAGCTGAATCTCGAGGAGAACGAGTGAACACGCAAACGAAGTCTCTGCGCCGCAGCCGCCCGGCACGCGCTGCCCTGGTCGGCAGCGCCGTCGCTGCCTCGATGGCCCTTGTCGCACCCACCGCGGCGGCCGCGCCCGATCCCGTCACAGTCCCAGTCCCGGGCGGCGCTGTCTGCGACCCGGTTCTGACCGAGGCGTGCCTGTCTGTTGTGGTCCGGAGCGGAACCTTTGCCAACAACGGGTTTACCCTGCCGATCGGGGATGGGGACATGATCATCGCCGGCAACCTCGGTGACGTGGACTTCATACCGCGCGACGACGGCAGCAACGGCGTTTACAGTAAGCCGCTCACCGTGCCCGGCGGTGTGCTCGGCGTGGACCTGCCCTTCAACAACTTGTTCGGCCTCGCTGCCGTGACGTCGACAGTCGAAGCGGTGGACGTACCGATGTTCAACGGGATCATCACCGACTACGACATCACGCTGCCGGTGCGGCTGAAGATCGACAATCCGTTCCTCGGCGGCAACTGCTACATCGGCTCCGAGGACAATCCAGTGGTGTTCGAACTCGACAAGTCGAACCCTATGGATGACCTGCCCACGACCGATATCACGACGCCGTACCCGGCGGGCACCGCCGCGATCGACAACGTGCAGAACACGGCAACCGACTTCGCGCTGCCGGGTGCCAGCGGATGTGGTCCGTTCGGCGTCCTCAACCCGATCGTCAACTGGCGTGCCAAGGTGCCCAACGACACCGGCACCTTGCTGAAGACCAAGGCCACCGGATTCCTGTTCCCGGCAACCGCCGGCGGCACCGATCCGCTCGATGGGTCAGGAGGCGATACGGGTTCCGGAGGTTCGAGCGGTAGCTGACACTGCATGTCGATCGGGCGTCCTGTCGATCCCCGTCGGGGGTGGACAGGACGCCCGGTTCGTCAGCGCAGTCCGTGGAACCGAACCCACCACTTCCATAAGGTCCGGTTGTCTGTGTCCGGGCTCTGAATGGCAGTTGTCACTGCTGTTCGACTCGGGCCTTCACCGCCCAAGTAGCGGCGTCCCGTTCCGGCCTGATGAAGACCATCACAACCACTGCTGCCAGAGCGAAGACGCCGGCGGTGACCCAGAGCGCATGATGGTAGCCCTGGAGAGGTGTCGCGGCGTTCTGGATCAGGGCTCCGAACACTGTCGGGGCCGTGATGGCGCCGAGGGCACCTCCAGTCAACAGCATGCCCAGCACGGCGGGACGCTGCGTCGGCGGAACGACCTGCCCCAGCGACACCGGTCCGATCCCGAACCCACCCTGCGCCAGGGCACAGCCCACGCCGAGCAGCAGAGCACTCGCCACAGGGGGAACTCCCATCGTGGAGAGGATCAGGATTGCCGCTCCCGCTACGAACAGAACCGCCATGGGGACGACCCTGGCCTGTCGGTTCGACACGCCCCGGGAGGAGAGCATCTGCGACAGCACCCCGTAGCCGAGCGTGCCCACCGAGATGATCACGTACAGCACCCCGACGAGGAGGCCGGCCTTCGAGGACGTGAACCCCAGACCCTGCTCCAGGTATGCGGGCACCCAGGCCGATCCGAACGCCAAGATCCACTGTGCGACGAACAGGGCGGCTACCGAACCTAGGAACGTTCCGCTGCAGACGATCTTGCGGTAGGGAACACGGTCTGGCGTCGAAACCTCAGGCGAATCTGTCGCGGCCGTGGTCGCCTGATCGGTGGGGCGTTCCGCGCCGAAGAATGCCCACAACAACGCCACCACGAAACCTGCGACGGCCAACACGACGAAGAGCCACCGCCAACCGGCGCTCTCGATCAACTTGGCCAACAGTGGGATCAGGACAATACCGCCGATTCCGCCGCTGGCGACGACGACCATTATCGGAGCCTGCCGCAGTCGATCCGGGAACCACTGCTGCAGTACGTGCTGGGAGATTGGCATGAACGGAGCTTCGGCGGCGCCGAGTGCGATTCGGCACAGGACCAGCAGCACGACGGTGTTCGTCACGGCGATCGGGAGCTGCAGCAGCGACCACACGACGATAAGGACGACGAGCAGCCAACGAGCCGAGTAGCGGTTGCCGAGCCACGACAGTCCGGCGGCCGAGACGGCGAACACCGCGAAGAACGCGCTGTTGATCGTGCCGAACTGCGAGGGGGTCAGACCGAACTCCTCCATGACGGGAAGAGCGACCAGCCCGAAGGCGGACTTGTCCAGGAAGTTGACGATGTTGATCGCGCACAGCAGGAGGACGATCCACCAGGCGCCTTTGGCGGATGACTCTCGCGGAGTCGGAGGGGCTGAACTCGTCAGGGTCATCGACCAGGTTCCTTCGGCTAGGTAGGAGAGGGCGCGGACAAACAACTGATTGATTCGGGCAGGTACTGCTCCCGATCCGCGACGTACTGCGCGTCATGGCGGTGCGACTACATACCGCGCGTTTCGTGCAGAGACGGCCTCTGTGGATATCGGAATCAGCGAGCGAGCGGGCTAGTATCTCGGGGGACACGCTCGATCGATGTGTGGTGGTTCCAACAGTGCGAAGGTTAGTGAGAGATGTACCACAGTAGGAAACTCGAAGTTTCAGTGAGAGTTACCGGAACTCATGGTTGATCTCTCAACGCGGTTGTTGAGGTCGTTCCTTGCGGTGGCCGAGGAATTGAACTTCACCCGAGCGGCGCACCGTCTCCACGTGGCACAGCAGACACTGTCTTCCCAGATCTCCCAGCTCGAGAAGGCGCTCGGTACGCCGCTTCTGGAGCGGACGACGCGACAGGTCACGCTCACCGCCGCGGGTGAAACGCTCAAGGTCGGTGGTATGCAACTGCTCGGCACGTTCGACGAACTGGTCGAGGAGACCCGTCGGGTGTCAGGGGACCCGCAGTACTCGATTCGCCTGGGAGTTGTAGCTGGGGCGGCATGGGGCCTCACCAGCCCGATTCTGCACGCGGCGTCGGACGCCGGCATTGCTGTCGAGGTTTCCGAGTACGCACTCGCTGATCCCTCGTGCGGCCTCGAGGGGGGCGACACCGATGTCGCGATCTTCTACGGCCCCTTGGGGATAGAGCACGATGAGATCGTGCTCTATAGCGACCCCATGGTGCTCGCGGTGGCGTCCACCCATGTGTGGGCCGACCGTGACTTCGTTTCTACCGACGAGGCGTTCGATGCGCCCTTGATTGCCCTTCCTCATACTGATTCGACGCGCCGCCGCTTCTGGACGCTCGCCGACTTACGCCCGCCGGACAAGCCGGCCAAGGTCGCGGCAGTCGCGCGCGGGTTGGAAGGTACCCTCGCCCTGGTAGCTGCGGGAATCGGCATGATGCCAACGACTGGCAGGGCGAGGATTGGGGCGCCGCGGCCCGGGATCGCTTACGTCCCCATCCTCGGCGCACCGGCCGTGCAGATGGTTGCCGCCGCTCGAAAGGGCGATGAGCGGGCCAATGTCCGCCGGTTCATGGAGATCGTGCAGCAGGTTGTCGACGAAGCGGGCGATACCGCGGAGTAGTGGATACCGCGGAGCCGGATGGTCTCTGGCCCCGCGGTATGAAAGTTGCTTGGGCGCAAGCGAATCGATGATTCTTTCCGGCAACTCCGATTATCCGCGTCGGGGATCGACCAGAATACGGATCGGGTTTCCTTCGTGATTGCGCAGTTTGGCAATGCCGCTTGCGATGTCCTCGAGGGA
Protein-coding sequences here:
- a CDS encoding MFS transporter, with the translated sequence MTLTSSAPPTPRESSAKGAWWIVLLLCAINIVNFLDKSAFGLVALPVMEEFGLTPSQFGTINSAFFAVFAVSAAGLSWLGNRYSARWLLVVLIVVWSLLQLPIAVTNTVVLLVLCRIALGAAEAPFMPISQHVLQQWFPDRLRQAPIMVVVASGGIGGIVLIPLLAKLIESAGWRWLFVVLAVAGFVVALLWAFFGAERPTDQATTAATDSPEVSTPDRVPYRKIVCSGTFLGSVAALFVAQWILAFGSAWVPAYLEQGLGFTSSKAGLLVGVLYVIISVGTLGYGVLSQMLSSRGVSNRQARVVPMAVLFVAGAAILILSTMGVPPVASALLLGVGCALAQGGFGIGPVSLGQVVPPTQRPAVLGMLLTGGALGAITAPTVFGALIQNAATPLQGYHHALWVTAGVFALAAVVVMVFIRPERDAATWAVKARVEQQ
- a CDS encoding DUF732 domain-containing protein, whose protein sequence is MINTRVVAAAAVAGVFFLAACGRQDSGSEQDNHDASPAASMQVTTHAAPSTSTESPIPTTSAAAAPSAATTLPPPPPALTPTPPTIGEIDARSPDQIVAESGARGQRYLAALRAAGIPPTGMEAAEVLYAQGTCQALAQGDSRASVLAEFDSVGRTYAQFLPMTASQIAEAYVSTAERTYC
- a CDS encoding Ig-like domain-containing protein, which codes for MATRVFRRLAAPFLVLVSASALVLAMAGPASADPSDPPPPSSSSGNQTADNLGWNTQIYSVNGVVGATNVLNPGDTVTYRSSIWENSRVGGFLNLGRYITTMWHLPPAGFQYVSSEVSMGATVTDVDGHIKAVCSGGGCSSVPVIGGGGFHIKGSTVLQYTVTYKVPDHPTPGDFDSGFLFDVYSFGSQQGVGATGAKVRVLHDHAETTTTVTAPTTVGKGSEANLTATVSPAGATGTVQFFEGANPIGDPVAVSGGTATLPHSFSEMGTYSISAKYTPSGQFHASESTAVPIEVGPVVTTTNVTVPATAEAGTTVPLAATISPAGADGTVQFAVNGTNVGNPVQVSDGMATLNHRFDDPGDFAVTANFTGGFGYANSAAAAQQVSVAYGAWQTTTVVVEPVTAESGSPTNLMASVRPIPTGGEVIFRVDGTEVGRADVGTADGVAVLEHIFATAGSYQVVAEFTGTDGFNASASTAFTAIVEDAPPVLTAVDADLKVEGLSVVGQTLTLTVTVGPADAVGTVQFYKGAEAIGVPVAVVNGKASITTTLDFEGTQLLSAKFLGGEGFRDTVSNPVVLNVSAAPETPNSGAGSLGSLLEGPLGGLLAGSIGG
- a CDS encoding Ig-like domain-containing protein: MSSRLYRFIGPVAVGATVIAGAAVLGVATASAETSTIAFKNACRAVPSSSLAGGPQDQVQEASVTVDAPATVAPGEEFDVIITPPPISVPNDPGSGASLTNVSRLKIDVEMPQNAQLLSGTVVPGTGFGLSGVAPNVLVVNDQGNVDPNGQIIRLSGNNQTIGNGPSSSKSSEGGIKASATGGTDTTFQLPQVKARLKAGTTGEIQLKLRTAGSAGAFANDANFLTFLPRVNAPVVGTVWAPTQCTPRDSTGGPLNAGAGPLTTVQVLRGVSETVTHLDGPSAVTNGGEFTLSATVVPTPDTGQVQFTLGGEDVGAPVDLVNGKASLTQTLDVDGDYTYEAKFLGSEFSHPSSGSKTVTVTSQDIQTTTSVTGPDHDAYRDEPVNLTAKVEPGVSGGTVTFEVDGTAVGTADVMDDGVAVLPHTFTTNGTHRVIARYSGAEGISSSVSLQYPVSVTEAPAADVATTITVDPIAATGKGSPVTLTARLAPAEARGTVQFKIGDTLLGGPVRVDQSGVATLTTFFQNPGEFVVTAEFTADGGFVDSAADPVNLTVTGTPDTLPVPSGSLGDLSGLFGSLGG
- a CDS encoding LysR family transcriptional regulator, which codes for MVDLSTRLLRSFLAVAEELNFTRAAHRLHVAQQTLSSQISQLEKALGTPLLERTTRQVTLTAAGETLKVGGMQLLGTFDELVEETRRVSGDPQYSIRLGVVAGAAWGLTSPILHAASDAGIAVEVSEYALADPSCGLEGGDTDVAIFYGPLGIEHDEIVLYSDPMVLAVASTHVWADRDFVSTDEAFDAPLIALPHTDSTRRRFWTLADLRPPDKPAKVAAVARGLEGTLALVAAGIGMMPTTGRARIGAPRPGIAYVPILGAPAVQMVAAARKGDERANVRRFMEIVQQVVDEAGDTAE
- a CDS encoding cutinase family protein yields the protein MRVKKLFVALGACVVAVVGSVVSVGSAQAAPVCPNLHVVAIPGTWETSPDSKPRPGMLSAVTDALPSSVGVDYVTYAATAFPWESEVYAASKRQAVDNARAIIGDIAKRCGNTNFGIIGYSQGADAAGDLAAEIGTGLGIVPPSRIAAVGLLSDPRRSETDALVGPRVVGNGAGGPRIGGFGWVSEQTRTFCVVGDLYCSTPKDDFVTRMAGFLAQVSDPVAPMMGRYTQEALAIFDDLMAAGGIATLQAQLTDQANEQRFEQLERFYDSQVHHDYRGYVVDGSGATATSWLANWLRSKA